A genomic window from Helicobacter suis HS1 includes:
- the mnmA gene encoding tRNA 2-thiouridine(34) synthase MnmA: MKIAVLMSGGVDSSYSAYLLKQAGHDLLGLYLKLHGKEEKHAFYIKNCQEVASFLNIPFEVVDLQEPFKKQVYEVFIDTYKNGQTPNPCALCNPLMKFGLGLEFALDRGCEKVATGHYARLMDLEGVLRIQEAFDLSKDQSYFLYALPQHAIDALMFPLGGLLKSEIKPKALEAMPFLGDLQTYKESQEICFVEGSYIDTLKQHIDVDQKGLVRNLKGEVVGTHKGYMHYTIGKRKGFTVQGAHTPHFVVGIHAKANEIIVGEKEDLAIFTLEAENKSLPSNFKTGTYMVKVRYRSTPTKAKISLNHQTIHATFEEPVYGVALGQALVIYEKDCVLGGGVITKSA; encoded by the coding sequence GTGAAAATTGCTGTTTTGATGAGTGGAGGGGTGGATAGCTCTTATAGCGCTTATTTGTTAAAGCAGGCCGGGCATGATTTATTAGGGCTGTATTTAAAATTGCATGGGAAAGAGGAAAAACACGCCTTTTATATTAAAAATTGCCAAGAAGTGGCCTCTTTTTTAAATATCCCGTTTGAAGTGGTGGATTTACAAGAACCTTTTAAAAAACAAGTCTATGAAGTTTTTATTGACACCTACAAAAATGGCCAGACGCCAAACCCTTGTGCTTTATGTAACCCTTTAATGAAATTTGGTTTAGGGCTAGAATTTGCCCTTGATCGTGGGTGTGAAAAGGTAGCTACAGGGCATTATGCTAGATTAATGGATTTAGAGGGTGTGCTACGCATCCAAGAGGCCTTTGATTTAAGTAAAGATCAAAGCTATTTTTTATACGCGCTCCCACAACACGCCATTGATGCGCTCATGTTTCCCTTAGGTGGTTTATTAAAAAGTGAGATCAAACCAAAAGCCCTAGAGGCCATGCCCTTTTTAGGGGACTTGCAAACTTATAAAGAATCCCAAGAAATTTGCTTTGTAGAGGGTTCTTATATTGATACGCTCAAACAACATATTGATGTAGATCAAAAAGGTCTGGTGCGTAATTTAAAAGGGGAGGTTGTAGGCACGCATAAGGGCTATATGCACTACACCATTGGCAAACGCAAGGGCTTCACAGTTCAAGGGGCACACACGCCTCATTTTGTTGTGGGTATCCATGCTAAAGCCAATGAGATTATTGTAGGCGAAAAAGAAGATCTAGCGATCTTTACCCTAGAGGCTGAAAATAAATCCTTGCCTTCTAATTTTAAAACAGGTACTTACATGGTTAAGGTGCGCTATAGAAGCACCCCCACCAAAGCTAAGATCAGCCTCAATCACCAAACCATCCACGCCACCTTTGAAGAGCCCGTTTATGGTGTGGCTCTAGGGCAAGCGTTGGTGATTTATGAGAAAGACTGCGTCTTAGGAGGAGGCGTTATCACCAAAAGCGCCTAA
- a CDS encoding DUF262 domain-containing protein, translated as MPFNNYIEKEFKEIVALLSKREYVIPRFQRGLVWKREQVANFLDSILMGYPTGIFVLWKSKEKLACRSMGDSAPKELKEGEVFYILDGQQRMSALYLVYEGLTLPQAKGVEEDYKDILLRVKPDANGEYCFVKPKKSEKIEQAIRATDLLRNESIYDIEEKYGLDKKTAREFERFRTKLLNYKFPIVEITDASLEEIIKIFTRINTGGTKLSLSEILYAKFYIAPKNTQKGFDLEAHFKELQDELKSLDYGFNSCVVVLQLISFILRYNASGNLTEKISTSTLDHIGEKSIRGGL; from the coding sequence ATGCCTTTTAATAACTACATAGAAAAAGAATTTAAAGAAATTGTGGCGCTTTTATCAAAGAGGGAGTATGTGATCCCGCGTTTCCAAAGAGGCCTTGTGTGGAAAAGAGAACAAGTAGCCAATTTTTTAGACAGCATTTTAATGGGGTATCCTACGGGTATTTTTGTGCTGTGGAAAAGTAAAGAGAAATTAGCTTGCCGCAGCATGGGAGACTCTGCGCCTAAAGAATTAAAAGAGGGTGAAGTGTTCTATATTTTAGACGGGCAACAACGCATGAGCGCGCTTTACCTTGTCTATGAGGGCTTAACACTACCCCAAGCTAAGGGAGTGGAGGAAGATTACAAGGATATTTTATTAAGAGTAAAGCCCGATGCTAATGGGGAATATTGCTTTGTTAAACCTAAAAAATCTGAAAAGATAGAGCAGGCAATTAGGGCTACAGATTTGCTTAGAAACGAGAGTATTTATGATATTGAGGAAAAATACGGGCTTGATAAAAAGACGGCTAGGGAATTTGAGCGTTTTAGAACTAAGCTTTTAAACTATAAATTCCCTATTGTAGAGATCACAGACGCCTCTTTAGAGGAGATTATCAAAATTTTTACCCGTATCAATACGGGGGGTACTAAATTAAGCCTTTCTGAAATTTTATATGCTAAGTTTTATATCGCCCCTAAAAACACACAAAAAGGTTTTGATTTAGAGGCACATTTTAAAGAACTCCAAGATGAGCTTAAAAGCCTAGATTATGGCTTTAACTCATGTGTGGTGGTTTTACAGCTGATCTCTTTTATTTTGCGGTATAACGCCTCAGGCAATTTAACAGAGAAAATTTCTACCTCCACCCTCGATCACATTGGAGAAAAGAGTATTAGAGGCGGGCTTTAA
- a CDS encoding ATP-dependent helicase — MQLNSEQLQAIKAPLGHNLVIASAGTGKTSTIVGRILHLLTSGIDPRQILLLTFTNKASQEMKERLARYTKEAEKIEAGTFHAVAYRFLKLQDPSLSLKQPTDMQTLLKSFLIETEGVYSAKYLYELYSSYLNENCAQSFTGWLLKRTPEQEAYTELYECALGLFESCKREQHYVDYNDLLILFKEQIKHQPKAFCEVLCDEYQDTNPLQDSILDALQPSSLFCVGDYDQSIYAFNGADISIISNFTQKHKNAQVFSLRKNYRSSGAILNLANRVIANNPRIYPKSLEVVKQNNPSTPKLLVYDELLDQYQGIAKQIALRGRFEEVAILFRNNASAEGCEAALRLLGIPSIRKGGVGLFDTKEVKLLLDVCAFLIQPKEMVATMQILGYGHGVGAKLCAELYQALQILGEGNSLKGLLTPNQKEPYPSIKRPQMGLFEGFMANTSPFDLRSDFKDHPLLSHPKIKPPIACFLEDLYILCKTHSFKTSAQSLEHIMQSAWFDNIMQKLARERSKNKDGSVDTNRYEQALEKIKRRGELLVQMSSKYGHLKDFINEIGLDSQEMDSGSGVHLLTVHASKGLEFSEVYVIDLMQKRFPNTKLAKQNGGLEEERRLFYVAVTRAKDHLYLSYAREDRRKNTRYEPSCFLKEAGFNGL; from the coding sequence TTGCAACTTAATAGCGAACAATTACAGGCTATAAAAGCCCCTTTGGGGCATAATTTAGTGATTGCCTCTGCTGGTACGGGTAAAACTTCTACTATTGTGGGGCGGATTTTACACCTGCTTACAAGTGGCATTGATCCGCGCCAAATTCTTTTACTCACCTTTACTAATAAAGCCAGCCAAGAGATGAAGGAGCGTTTAGCACGCTACACTAAGGAAGCTGAAAAAATTGAAGCCGGGACTTTCCACGCTGTGGCTTATCGTTTTCTTAAACTACAAGACCCTTCTTTAAGTTTAAAGCAACCAACAGATATGCAAACCTTACTGAAGAGTTTTTTAATAGAGACAGAGGGGGTTTATAGCGCGAAGTATTTATACGAGCTGTATTCTTCTTATCTGAATGAAAATTGCGCGCAAAGTTTTACAGGTTGGCTATTAAAGCGCACCCCTGAGCAAGAGGCGTACACAGAATTATATGAATGCGCGTTAGGGCTTTTTGAAAGCTGTAAAAGAGAACAGCACTATGTAGATTATAACGATCTATTAATTCTTTTTAAAGAGCAGATCAAGCATCAGCCCAAAGCCTTTTGTGAAGTTTTATGCGATGAGTATCAAGACACTAATCCCTTACAAGATTCTATTTTAGATGCCCTACAACCCTCTAGTCTTTTTTGTGTGGGTGATTATGATCAAAGCATTTATGCCTTCAATGGGGCAGATATTTCTATTATCAGTAATTTTACACAAAAACATAAAAACGCGCAGGTTTTTAGTTTGCGCAAAAATTACCGCTCCTCAGGGGCTATTTTAAATCTGGCTAACCGCGTGATTGCTAACAACCCGCGCATTTATCCTAAAAGCTTAGAGGTGGTGAAACAAAACAACCCCTCTACCCCTAAACTTTTGGTTTATGACGAGTTATTAGATCAATATCAAGGCATTGCTAAGCAGATCGCGCTAAGGGGGCGTTTTGAGGAAGTGGCCATTCTCTTTAGAAATAACGCTAGTGCTGAGGGGTGCGAGGCGGCTTTGCGGCTACTTGGTATCCCCTCTATTCGCAAGGGTGGGGTGGGTTTGTTTGATACTAAAGAGGTGAAATTACTCTTAGATGTTTGTGCTTTTTTGATCCAGCCTAAGGAAATGGTAGCAACCATGCAGATTTTAGGCTATGGGCATGGGGTAGGGGCTAAGTTGTGTGCAGAACTTTACCAAGCTTTGCAGATTTTAGGCGAGGGTAATAGTCTAAAGGGCTTACTCACCCCTAATCAAAAAGAGCCCTATCCTAGTATAAAACGCCCCCAAATGGGTTTGTTTGAGGGTTTTATGGCTAATACCTCCCCTTTTGATCTGCGCTCTGATTTTAAAGATCACCCACTTTTAAGCCACCCTAAAATAAAACCACCTATCGCCTGCTTTTTAGAAGATCTTTATATCCTTTGTAAAACCCACTCTTTTAAAACCTCCGCCCAAAGCCTAGAACACATTATGCAATCTGCGTGGTTTGATAACATTATGCAAAAGCTTGCACGGGAGCGCTCTAAAAATAAAGATGGAAGTGTGGATACAAACCGCTATGAGCAGGCTTTAGAGAAAATTAAAAGGCGGGGGGAATTACTTGTACAGATGTCTAGCAAATATGGCCATTTAAAAGATTTTATCAATGAAATAGGGCTTGACTCTCAAGAAATGGATAGTGGGAGTGGGGTACACTTACTCACCGTGCATGCAAGTAAGGGGCTTGAATTTAGCGAGGTGTATGTGATTGATTTAATGCAAAAGCGTTTTCCTAATACCAAGTTAGCCAAACAAAACGGAGGTTTAGAGGAGGAGCGCCGTTTGTTTTATGTGGCAGTTACTAGGGCTAAAGATCATCTTTATTTATCCTATGCTAGAGAGGATCGGCGTAAAAATACCCGTTATGAACCCTCATGTTTTTTAAAAGAGGCGGGCTTTAATGGACTTTAA
- a CDS encoding PAS domain-containing protein — MEKFVNEDHFLVTKTDLKGVITYANKPFIDIVGGGEKDLLYKPHSVVRHPEMPKVIFKLLWDNIKAQHEIFAYIKNKTFDGHFYWVFANVTASVDESQNSIGYYSVRRAPNRKALKVIIPLYTSLLSAEKTQGIQASLKALQQVLQEQGCDYHQWVNQLQRL; from the coding sequence ATGGAAAAGTTTGTGAATGAAGATCACTTTTTAGTTACCAAGACGGATTTAAAGGGAGTGATCACCTATGCAAATAAGCCCTTTATAGACATTGTTGGGGGTGGAGAAAAAGACCTTCTGTATAAACCCCATAGCGTGGTGCGCCATCCAGAAATGCCTAAGGTCATTTTTAAACTCCTCTGGGATAACATCAAAGCCCAGCATGAAATTTTTGCCTACATTAAAAATAAAACCTTTGATGGGCATTTTTACTGGGTTTTTGCCAATGTAACCGCCTCTGTAGATGAATCGCAAAATTCTATCGGGTATTATTCTGTAAGAAGAGCCCCCAATAGAAAAGCCCTTAAGGTGATCATTCCTCTTTATACTTCTTTGTTGTCTGCTGAGAAAACACAGGGGATACAGGCTAGTTTAAAAGCCCTCCAACAAGTTTTACAAGAACAGGGCTGTGATTACCACCAATGGGTCAACCAGCTACAACGATTATAA
- a CDS encoding ribonuclease H family protein yields MNRYKCPLKSSLNESSKAEKQAIVTSMKNLQPMLKKGKLDSSYKLFVIGDNQAVINGYKCKNEGFILESGFRNIEYKWCKRGSDACNKVVDAIVNLRG; encoded by the coding sequence ATGAATCGCTACAAATGCCCTCTAAAATCAAGCCTTAATGAGAGTTCTAAGGCCGAAAAACAAGCCATTGTTACAAGCATGAAAAATTTACAACCCATGCTTAAAAAAGGCAAACTAGACTCTAGTTATAAACTTTTTGTAATAGGGGATAATCAGGCTGTGATCAATGGTTATAAGTGTAAAAACGAGGGTTTTATTCTTGAGAGTGGTTTTAGAAATATTGAATACAAATGGTGCAAGCGCGGTTCTGATGCGTGTAATAAAGTGGTAGATGCCATTGTTAATCTTAGAGGATAA
- a CDS encoding methyl-accepting chemotaxis protein has translation MFKWLSGNSDPAIEKIYEFIAQVRNGYLECRIVEIDENSPYSAMMHGLNDLLDQIESLFREMDACVQAAKEGRDYRNIFLEGYRGIFKQYGEHVRSHVDGIIASNNSKIVQRLLEMGGGAKGILAILNELSRRVQQCTENKQLAQNIEENSLKSQDEILGIHTNLDNFSAHCSHVNTVVEELKKNMDFIMQVADIINDIADQTNLLSLNAAIEAARSGEHGRGFAVVADEIRKLAERVAKEVSNIKGNFSGFKEEIDKLEEAFSEVTSLSTEIGVHFQGFSKVLEVFVQDSRKSLENNKGLEQGLSKIMRHIEWIILKMYIYKSVLTNETQNIALDKALNDKAKTLTQEVLAHVKDHYKLDEVEQMAARLQALDAVELD, from the coding sequence ATGTTTAAATGGCTTTCAGGCAACTCTGATCCTGCTATTGAGAAAATCTATGAGTTTATCGCTCAAGTTAGAAACGGGTATTTAGAATGCCGCATTGTAGAGATTGATGAGAATAGCCCTTATAGCGCCATGATGCATGGTTTAAACGATCTTTTAGATCAAATCGAATCTTTATTCCGTGAAATGGATGCATGTGTACAGGCGGCTAAAGAAGGTAGGGATTATCGCAACATCTTTTTAGAAGGGTATAGAGGGATTTTTAAACAATATGGAGAGCATGTGAGATCCCATGTTGATGGGATTATTGCAAGCAATAATAGCAAGATCGTACAGCGCTTATTAGAAATGGGAGGGGGCGCTAAGGGGATTTTAGCCATATTAAATGAACTTAGCCGGAGAGTACAGCAGTGTACAGAAAATAAGCAATTAGCACAAAATATTGAAGAGAATTCTTTAAAAAGCCAAGATGAAATCTTAGGTATCCACACTAATTTAGATAATTTTAGCGCGCACTGTTCGCATGTCAACACAGTTGTAGAAGAATTAAAGAAAAACATGGATTTTATCATGCAGGTTGCTGATATTATCAATGATATTGCCGATCAGACTAATTTACTTTCTCTTAATGCAGCTATTGAGGCAGCTAGGAGTGGAGAACACGGGCGAGGCTTTGCGGTGGTGGCTGATGAAATTAGAAAACTTGCTGAGAGGGTGGCTAAGGAAGTTAGCAATATTAAAGGTAATTTTAGTGGTTTTAAAGAGGAAATTGATAAGTTAGAGGAGGCCTTTTCAGAAGTAACAAGTCTAAGCACGGAGATTGGCGTACATTTTCAGGGTTTTTCAAAGGTGCTAGAGGTTTTTGTGCAAGATAGCCGTAAAAGTTTAGAGAATAATAAAGGGTTAGAACAAGGGCTTAGCAAAATCATGCGCCATATTGAGTGGATTATTCTAAAGATGTATATTTATAAAAGTGTACTCACCAATGAAACCCAAAATATCGCTTTAGACAAAGCACTCAATGATAAAGCCAAAACCCTAACACAGGAGGTACTAGCCCATGTTAAAGATCATTATAAGCTAGATGAGGTAGAACAAATGGCAGCGCGTTTGCAGGCCTTAGATGCTGTTGAATTAGATTAA
- a CDS encoding type II asparaginase, giving the protein MLKLFYSFIIVAALVGVVCAKPNLYILATGGTIAGKSSNTLSSAYKSGALSVDSLISVIPQAKDLANLKAEQISNIGSQEMDNKIWLKLARRVQALLSKKDVDGVVITHGTDTMEETAYFLDLVIKSHKPIVMVGAMRNASSLSADGPLNLYNAIAVASNPQSKGKGVLVVMNGDIHAAREVSKTHTTDVATFKSLNSGPLGKVIYGHVRFYMQSLRKHTLESAFDIAKIVHLPRVDIIYSHANDHADLIQDVIKHGAKGIISAGVGNGNLYPSVLNALANALKQGVVVVRSSRVGSGFITPLGEIDDSKYGFLTSDNLNPQKARVLLMLALSQTHNRQKIQEYFKTH; this is encoded by the coding sequence ATGTTAAAGTTGTTTTATTCGTTTATAATTGTAGCGGCGTTAGTGGGGGTTGTGTGTGCAAAACCTAATTTGTATATTCTTGCTACAGGGGGAACTATTGCCGGGAAATCTTCTAACACACTAAGCAGTGCTTATAAATCTGGGGCGTTATCTGTAGATAGTCTCATTAGTGTAATCCCACAAGCTAAAGACTTAGCCAATCTTAAAGCTGAGCAAATAAGCAATATCGGCTCTCAAGAAATGGATAATAAAATTTGGCTCAAATTAGCTAGACGGGTACAAGCCTTACTCTCTAAAAAAGATGTAGATGGAGTGGTGATCACACATGGTACAGATACAATGGAGGAGACGGCTTATTTTTTAGATTTGGTGATTAAAAGCCATAAACCTATTGTAATGGTTGGTGCGATGCGCAATGCTAGCTCTTTAAGCGCAGATGGCCCTCTTAATCTTTATAACGCTATCGCAGTGGCTAGTAATCCCCAATCTAAAGGCAAGGGGGTTTTAGTGGTGATGAATGGAGATATCCATGCGGCTAGAGAAGTGAGTAAAACACACACGACAGATGTCGCTACTTTTAAATCTCTTAATAGTGGTCCTTTAGGGAAGGTGATTTATGGGCATGTGCGCTTTTATATGCAATCTTTGCGCAAACACACGCTAGAAAGTGCTTTTGATATTGCTAAGATTGTTCATTTGCCTCGTGTAGATATTATCTATAGCCATGCTAATGATCATGCAGATTTGATACAAGATGTGATTAAACACGGCGCTAAAGGAATTATAAGCGCTGGGGTGGGTAATGGTAATCTTTATCCGTCTGTGTTAAATGCACTAGCTAATGCGCTTAAACAGGGTGTAGTGGTGGTGCGCTCTAGCCGTGTGGGGAGTGGATTTATCACACCACTAGGTGAAATTGATGATTCTAAATACGGCTTTTTAACT